The Aedes albopictus strain Foshan unplaced genomic scaffold, AalbF5 HiC_scaffold_765, whole genome shotgun sequence sequence TTATACCTGCGTAGCACAGCGCCGTACCCATACCAGGGAGGGGAAAGCGAAACGAATAAAATGACAAACAAACTAAAGGGGCAGGACAGTGCTCGCtattctaggggtataaaagagaACCACTCCACTCGGTAGGCATCAGTTTCAGTTTCCTTTTGGATCGATAACAACCTCAACGTAGCACGATGGCACCGAAAACCAGCGGAAAGGCCGCCAAGAAATCCGGCAAGGCCCAGAAGAACATTGTCAAGGgtgacaagaagaagaagaagcagcgcAGGAAGGAAAGCTACGCTATCTACATCTACAAGGTGTTGAAGCAAGTCCACCCGGACACTGGCGTCTCGTCGAAGGCTATGAGCATCATGAACAGCTTCGTCAACGACATCTTCGAACGCATTGCCGCCGAAGCCTCCCGTCTGGCTCACTACAACAAGCGCTCGACTATCACCTCTCGCGAAATTCAGACCGCCGTCCGTCTTCTGCTCCCAGGAGAGTTGGCCAAGCACGCCGTTTCCGAAGGCACCAAGGCCGTCACCAAGTACACCAGCTCCAAGTAAATGACGACCAGTACCGGATAATCGCATCAAAACCAaaaggcccttttcagggccactatACCATTCCAAAAAAgagttaattttgaaataatGACCCTT is a genomic window containing:
- the LOC134284773 gene encoding histone H2B, yielding MAPKTSGKAAKKSGKAQKNIVKGDKKKKKQRRKESYAIYIYKVLKQVHPDTGVSSKAMSIMNSFVNDIFERIAAEASRLAHYNKRSTITSREIQTAVRLLLPGELAKHAVSEGTKAVTKYTSSK